The proteins below come from a single Rhodococcus sp. WMMA185 genomic window:
- the pspM gene encoding phage shock envelope stress response protein PspM yields MSSTRGGRPGRTVRSATFASGLLGAAHTLREAGESVADAALRWRDPRERLLRKKRRARRRARRFGVLSGLSVIGLIGLALLSAPEWSMLMAGGGAVVFAVPAVIAVGSWRRLDSVTLPPGLPARRALPDPASVAREPMERLVRSERALYGVLGVLSRAGAVDAESIEDIDSTARSAAQVLEAVAVDITAMENATSGGRAASESLSRAIESAAGQLDDGVGQFEKFVAAAAEVAAPRAPGDVAGLAAGDVGGLATGDIGGLAHVQAELVSATEKLSGLAAALGEIDDIVRRYR; encoded by the coding sequence ATGAGTTCCACCCGAGGCGGCCGACCCGGACGCACGGTCCGGTCGGCCACTTTCGCGTCCGGGCTGCTAGGCGCGGCGCACACGCTTCGCGAGGCCGGGGAGTCCGTCGCGGATGCGGCTCTGCGGTGGCGTGATCCGCGGGAACGTTTACTGCGAAAGAAGCGACGGGCGCGGCGGCGCGCCCGTCGCTTCGGTGTCTTGTCGGGGCTATCCGTCATCGGACTCATAGGTCTCGCCCTGCTATCCGCACCGGAGTGGTCGATGCTCATGGCAGGTGGGGGCGCAGTGGTTTTCGCGGTTCCCGCGGTGATCGCCGTCGGCAGTTGGCGCAGACTCGACTCGGTGACGTTGCCCCCGGGTCTTCCGGCACGTCGTGCGCTTCCGGATCCGGCATCGGTTGCCCGGGAGCCGATGGAACGACTCGTGCGTAGTGAGCGAGCTCTCTACGGCGTACTCGGCGTGCTCTCACGCGCGGGAGCGGTTGATGCCGAGAGCATCGAGGACATCGATTCGACGGCCCGCTCCGCCGCGCAGGTTCTCGAGGCGGTGGCCGTCGATATCACCGCGATGGAGAATGCCACAAGCGGTGGCAGGGCGGCATCCGAGTCCTTGAGTCGTGCAATCGAGTCCGCGGCAGGGCAACTCGATGACGGTGTAGGACAGTTCGAGAAGTTCGTTGCCGCAGCCGCCGAAGTCGCCGCTCCGAGAGCGCCAGGCGATGTCGCTGGGCTCGCCGCTGGTGATGTCGGTGGGCTCGCCACTGGTGATATCGGTGGGCTAGCCCACGTGCAAGCCGAACTCGTGTCGGCCACGGAGAAACTCTCCGGACTGGCTGCGGCACTCGGTGAGATCGACGACATAGTCCGCAGATACCGCTGA
- a CDS encoding biotin transporter BioY — MSSTSPLSARGLAHVAVFAALIVALGLPGTINIGSSGVPITLQTLGVMLAGALLGPRKGVLAVVTVVALGLVLPVLAGGRTTLTSLAGPTAGFLIGWIPAAAVIGWLTFRLLPRYRVVPGIAINIFGGIVILYAFGLVGLMMRADLTLWQAVTANATFVPGDVIKAVIAALVASQVHRAYPALSSDTASAFRTAKAEIR; from the coding sequence GTGTCGTCGACATCCCCGCTCTCTGCACGCGGCCTTGCCCACGTCGCGGTCTTCGCGGCGTTGATCGTGGCGCTGGGCTTGCCCGGAACAATCAACATCGGCAGTTCCGGTGTCCCGATCACCTTGCAGACGCTGGGCGTCATGCTCGCCGGCGCACTACTCGGCCCCCGAAAAGGAGTGCTTGCGGTAGTGACCGTTGTAGCGCTGGGGCTCGTGCTCCCGGTGCTCGCAGGCGGGCGCACCACACTCACGTCGCTGGCCGGGCCCACAGCGGGATTCCTCATCGGGTGGATACCCGCAGCCGCCGTCATCGGCTGGCTGACGTTCCGGCTCCTGCCCCGCTACCGGGTCGTCCCCGGGATCGCGATCAACATCTTCGGCGGAATCGTCATCCTGTACGCCTTCGGCCTGGTCGGGCTGATGATGCGGGCGGACCTCACGCTGTGGCAGGCCGTTACGGCGAACGCCACATTCGTTCCGGGAGATGTGATCAAGGCGGTCATCGCCGCACTCGTGGCTTCGCAGGTCCATCGGGCCTACCCCGCACTGTCGAGTGACACTGCCAGCGCCTTTCGCACGGCCAAGGCCGAGATTCGCTAG
- a CDS encoding energy-coupling factor ABC transporter ATP-binding protein, which yields MSDIQFRGVRHAYGERTVLEDIDLTLDEHRIGIVGANGGGKSTLARMINGLVVPSEGTVTVDGLDTARRGRQVRNKVGFVFTDPNHQIIMPTVAEDVGFSLRRTSLNKAARADRVTRVLEQFGLADHADHPTHLLSGGQKQLLALAAVMVTEPEVLVADEPTTLLDLRNARIVAERFEQLPQQAIVVTHHLEFLDSFDRVLVVDEGRVAADGAPSTSIDFYRNLVR from the coding sequence ATGAGTGACATCCAGTTCCGCGGCGTCCGGCACGCCTACGGCGAGCGAACAGTTCTCGAGGATATCGACCTGACCCTCGACGAGCATCGAATCGGAATCGTCGGAGCGAACGGCGGGGGCAAGTCGACGCTGGCCCGCATGATCAACGGGCTTGTCGTACCGTCGGAAGGCACGGTGACCGTCGACGGCCTCGACACCGCCCGACGCGGCCGACAGGTGCGAAATAAGGTGGGCTTCGTCTTCACCGACCCCAACCATCAGATCATCATGCCCACGGTGGCCGAGGACGTCGGATTCTCCCTTCGCCGGACCTCCCTGAACAAGGCCGCCCGCGCCGATCGTGTCACCCGGGTACTCGAACAGTTCGGGCTTGCCGACCACGCGGACCATCCGACCCACCTGCTCTCTGGCGGGCAGAAGCAACTCCTCGCCCTTGCCGCGGTAATGGTCACCGAACCAGAGGTGCTGGTCGCCGACGAGCCGACCACCCTGCTCGATCTCCGCAATGCCCGCATCGTCGCCGAGAGATTCGAACAGCTGCCCCAGCAAGCGATCGTCGTGACCCACCACCTCGAGTTTCTCGACTCGTTCGACCGGGTGCTCGTTGTAGACGAAGGACGGGTCGCGGCGGACGGAGCACCGAGCACGTCGATCGATTTCTACCGGAATCTGGTTCGATGA
- a CDS encoding PspA/IM30 family protein, protein MANPFVKGWKYLMALFNSKIDEKADPKVQIQQAIEDAQRQHQALSQQAASVIGNQRQLEMKLSRQLDEVEKLNANARQAVNLADQAQAAGDTEKAVQYTNAAEAFAAQLVTAEQGVEDLKALHDQSLQAAAQAKKAVEQNAMALQSKVAERTKLLSQLEQAKMQERVSESLRTMDSTLAAPGNTPSLDAVRDKIERRYADALGSAELAQNSVSGRMMEVQQASVQMAGHSRLEQIRASMKGEALPSSGAADSAATPAKSSLDKQPPTAEQTGTPSAEQTGTSGQ, encoded by the coding sequence ATGGCTAATCCTTTCGTCAAGGGATGGAAGTACCTGATGGCGCTTTTCAATTCCAAGATCGATGAGAAGGCTGACCCCAAGGTTCAGATTCAGCAGGCGATCGAGGATGCGCAGCGTCAGCACCAGGCCCTGTCTCAGCAGGCTGCGTCGGTTATCGGTAACCAGCGTCAACTCGAAATGAAGCTCAGCCGCCAACTCGACGAGGTCGAGAAGCTCAACGCCAACGCACGGCAGGCCGTCAACCTGGCGGATCAGGCGCAGGCCGCGGGCGATACCGAGAAGGCCGTCCAGTACACCAACGCGGCGGAGGCGTTCGCCGCGCAACTTGTCACCGCAGAGCAGGGCGTTGAAGACCTCAAGGCGCTGCACGATCAATCGCTCCAGGCCGCCGCGCAGGCGAAGAAGGCTGTCGAGCAGAATGCTATGGCCTTGCAGTCGAAAGTCGCCGAACGTACGAAGCTGCTCAGCCAACTCGAGCAGGCCAAGATGCAGGAACGCGTCAGCGAGTCTCTTCGGACGATGGACAGCACACTGGCCGCGCCGGGCAACACGCCCAGCCTCGATGCCGTGCGCGACAAGATCGAACGCCGTTACGCGGACGCGCTCGGCTCGGCCGAACTGGCGCAGAACTCGGTCTCGGGTCGAATGATGGAGGTCCAGCAGGCGAGTGTCCAAATGGCCGGTCACAGCCGTCTCGAACAGATCCGCGCCTCGATGAAGGGCGAAGCGTTGCCGTCCAGCGGCGCCGCTGATTCGGCGGCGACGCCGGCGAAGTCCTCCCTCGACAAGCAGCCACCTACCGCGGAACAGACCGGCACCCCCTCTGCGGAGCAGACCGGCACCTCGGGTCAGTAG
- a CDS encoding energy-coupling factor transporter transmembrane component T family protein, whose amino-acid sequence MSSLGLYHPGNTALHRLGAGPKVVALVAGIVALTVLVREPWHLVPAALILVGAYAAARIPIRAAASQLRPLLWMLIVIGVFQVVFSGWVRAVIVCGTILLSVAAAALLSLTTRVTDMLDAITTAARPLRRLGVNPDRVALVLAMTIRCIPLMSGIVRRVEEARKSRGLGFSLRALAVPVVVSTLMTADAMGEALAARGVDD is encoded by the coding sequence ATGAGCAGCCTCGGGCTCTACCACCCCGGCAACACGGCCTTGCACCGACTCGGCGCCGGTCCGAAGGTCGTCGCCCTCGTCGCGGGCATCGTCGCCCTGACCGTCCTCGTCCGCGAGCCCTGGCATCTCGTGCCCGCTGCGCTGATTCTGGTGGGCGCGTACGCCGCTGCGCGGATTCCGATCCGCGCGGCGGCATCGCAGCTGCGCCCACTGCTGTGGATGCTGATCGTGATCGGCGTGTTCCAGGTGGTGTTCAGTGGATGGGTGCGCGCCGTCATCGTGTGCGGCACGATCCTACTGTCGGTGGCAGCCGCGGCCCTGCTCAGCCTGACGACTCGGGTCACCGACATGCTCGACGCAATCACGACCGCCGCGAGGCCGCTGCGCCGGCTCGGCGTGAACCCGGACCGCGTCGCGCTGGTGCTGGCCATGACCATCCGCTGCATTCCCCTGATGTCCGGAATCGTCCGGCGCGTCGAGGAGGCGCGGAAATCACGGGGACTCGGATTTTCCCTGCGGGCACTGGCTGTACCCGTGGTCGTGAGCACGCTGATGACAGCCGACGCCATGGGTGAAGCACTCGCCGCCCGCGGCGTCGACGACTGA
- a CDS encoding helix-turn-helix domain-containing protein: MALLLREAIGDSLRRTRVSQSRTLREVSSSARVSLGYLSEIERGRKEASSELLAAICEALEVPLSDVLVDVSESMTDGSSVKGGDTERAAATEAPTGVGTSSTSIARDTRVVIPAPPAQALAAA, from the coding sequence ATGGCGCTGCTATTGCGGGAGGCAATAGGTGACAGTCTGCGGCGCACGCGCGTTTCACAGAGCCGGACCCTGCGTGAGGTCAGCAGCAGCGCTCGTGTGAGCCTCGGATATCTGTCCGAGATCGAGCGGGGGCGCAAGGAAGCCTCGAGCGAACTTCTGGCGGCCATTTGCGAGGCGCTCGAGGTTCCGCTCTCCGACGTGCTGGTCGACGTCAGCGAATCGATGACCGATGGGTCTTCGGTCAAGGGTGGGGACACCGAGCGTGCCGCGGCCACAGAGGCTCCCACCGGCGTGGGAACGAGTTCGACGAGCATTGCCCGAGACACGAGGGTGGTCATCCCCGCACCTCCGGCCCAGGCATTGGCTGCCGCGTAG